The segment AGGGCGCGAACGACGCGTTCGACGGCGTCGACGACTCGGGCGGCCGCGACGACGACACTCCCGAGGAGTGACGGCCTCCGGGGTCCAGGGATTCAATCCATTTATGACGCGCCCGGTCGACTGAACGGACATGGATGTTGCGCTGGGTGGGACGTTCGACCCAGTTCACGACGGACATCGTGCGCTCTTCGAGCGTGCGTTCGAACTCGGGGACGTGACCGTGGGACTGACGAGCGACGAACTCGCGCCAAAGACGCGGCACGTCGACCGCTACGTGCGGTCGTTCGCGGAACGCAAACGCGACCTCGAGTCCGAACTCGCGCCGCTGGCCGACGCGGCGGACCGCGACTTCGAGATCCTCGAACTCACCGAGCCGACGGGGATCGCGACGGAACCCCGGTTCGACGCACTCGTCGTCTCCCCGGAGACCGAGGCGACCGGCGAGCGCATCAACGAGATCCGCGAGGAATCGGGTGTCGACCCGCTCCAGATCGTCGTCGTGGACCACGTCATCGCCGACGACGGCGACGTCATCTCGTCGACGCGCATCGTGAACGGCGAGATCGACGAGCACGGGACCATGACGCCGGACCGCGACGGCCGGCCGGCGTCCCGCTAGACGCGCGCCGCGCTCGCAGTCGTCGCGAAGCCGTTCGTGGCTGTGGCGGTCGCCGAGTTCGTCGTGGCTGTGGCGGTCGCCGAGTTCGTAGTGGCCGTCACCACGTCGGCGGTTCGAATCCGGCCTCTTCGAGGACGTCCTTCCAGCGCTGCTGGACGCTCAACCGCGACACGCCAGCGGCGTCCGCGACCGCGGTCTGGGATCGCTCGTCGCTCTCCAGGAGCGCGGCGGCGTACACGCTCGCCGCGATCGCCGCAGGCTTCGATCGGTCCGAGTCCGGCGCTGTCGACAGGAACAGGTCCGTCGCCGTCGACCGCGTCGCCGACGCCAACTCGAGGCGCTCGCAGACCTCCTGGAGCTCTCGAATCCACGCCTCGTTGTCCACTCGATCGCTCGCGCGGTACACGCAGACAGCTTGTGTCCCCTGACTCTTGAACTTCGCGTCCGAGCCGGCGCGTTCGTGGAGCCTGCGCGTCCTGCACTCGTCGCACGTGCGATTCGTAGCGAGTCGGCCAGGAGGAAGGGATAGACTCGACCGCGGACGGACGCACTTCCGAATCCGGCCGTCGCTGCCGACGCGCTCGTTCGTCAAAGCGGTCGCTCTGGACGGGGTTCGGCCAGTTGTCCAAATCGTGTCTTCTTTTAGGATATCGCGCCAATCGACAGTCCATGCAGACGTTACTCGTCACCGTCGATTCCCTTCGGGCGGACCACCTCGGTCAGTACGGGTACGAACGGGATACGATGCCGGCTCTCGACCGCCTGACGGATTCGGGGACGGTGTTCGAGAACGCGTTCGCGAACGGAGCGTACACGCGGATATCGATTCCATCCTTTCAGACGTCGCGTCACCTGGCGTACGAGCACCTGGACGAACTGCCGACGATAGCGTCCACGCTCTCGAGCGAGGGAATCGATACGGCGGTCGTCGGAACGCAGACCGGCATCGGTCTCGTCGACGGCGGGTTCGGGTTCGACGAGACGATCGATCTCGGCCGGGACGAGTTTCACGAGGAAGCCAACCAGGAGCGAGCGATCTCCGAGCGGATCACGTACCAGATCAATCGCCCGGCGACGAAACTGAGCCGAGCCCTGCAAGCGTCCGGGATGGAACGACTCTACGAACTCCTCAAGCGCCCGTACAACGAGTTCTTCGGGGGGAGCGGATTCCAGTATCTCGGGTACACCAGCGCCGAAGAGGTGACTGACCGAGCGCTGTCGTGGCTCGAATCCCACGCCGATTCCGAGTTCTTCCTGTGGGTTCACTACATGGAGGCGCACCGTCCCTACGGCGTTCACGACGACGACCCGGCGTACCTCGATTCGCCGACGGACGTCGACGAGATGAAGGCCCTCATGAAGAAGGCGGGGACGCGACCCGACGAGGTCACCGACCGAGAACGCGACCTGATGCGGGATAGCTACGACTCAGACCTCCGATACTGCTCGCGGCACCTCGAACGCCTCTTCGACGGCCTCGAGCGGTTCGGGATCTGGGAGGACGGGAATCTACTGTTCTCGAGCGACCACGGCGAAGAGTTCCACGAACACGGGAACTTCTACCACCGGAACTACCCGTACGACGTCTTGACGCACGTGCCGTTGGTGGTGAAGGCTCCGAGCATCGACGCGGATGACCGAATCGCGGACGGTCGGGAACTGCTGGATCTCGCGCCAACGATCTGTGAGTTCCATCTCGACGACGCCGACACGTCGTCGTTCGACGGCACTCACCTGTTCGAGGGGCCGTCGCGGACCGTCTTCTCGCTCGGCCAGCCGAACGACGCCAAGCCGGCGGTCGCGGTCCGTACCGACGAGTGGAAGTACATCACGAACGACGACCACGAGCGGCTCTACGACCTCCGGGACGACCCGGCCGAACAGGTCGACTGCGTGGACGAGCACCCAGAGATGTCGGAGACGCTTCGAGCAAAGATTCCGGATCGGATTCGGGAACGACGAACGAAACAGCCCCGGTCGCCGGACGACGAGGTCGACCGCGAGCAGCTCGAAGCGCTCGGCTACATGGAACTCAAAGAAGAATAAGCTTATAAAGGCCCGTCGGCGTATTTCGGCTGTCGGGGACGAACCCTCGACGAGTGACCGAGCGCGGGTAGCCAAGCCAGGAAACGGCGCAGCGCTTAGGACGCTGTCTCGTAGGAGTCCGCCGGTTCAAATCCGGTCCCGCGCACTTCTCCGCTCGAACGCAGGTGAGAGCGGAGACTGCGCAGCGTCCGGATTTGAAGCAGGGAGCAGCTCGCTGCGACCGTGGTTCGAATCCGGTCCCGCGCACTGAGTGAGTGAAGTGAGGAAGAAGCTGGTGTGGACTTGTACCAGAGACCAGCTCGCTGCGACCGTGGTTCGAATCCGGTCCCGTGATTGGGACGCGGTCGGGTCGCGATCGACGCATGGGCGGTCTCGTGATTCTCGTCTGACGGGTGTCGGACGCTGCAAAAGCCTTTTTGAGGCGTGGGCGGTTTTGTCTGTCCGATGGAGGATATCGGCGAGCTGTTCGACGGGTTGTTCGCGGACGTCGATGCCGTGTTCTTGTTCTCGCCGAGCGGCTCGTACTTCGAGCGGTTCGAGGACGTGGAGGACACGGACGTCGTCGTGGTGTCGACGGAGAACTCGGTCGGTGCCGAGACGTTCGTCGACCTCCCCCTGGAGTTCGACGACGTTACGCAGCGCGTGAAGTTCGGGCTCGAGGGCGCGCTCGAACAGGGGTACATCGACGGGGGCGACGTCGTGGTGTGTGCGACGAGCGTGTTCGACGGGTCTCCGGATACGGTGTCGCGGATTCGCGCGGACGAGGACGTCCGGACGGGCGTCTACGACCTCTTCGCGGGATCGCGGGCGGAGGCGTCGGTCATCAAGAACGTCCTCGAGCTCGTCGTGGAGCTCGGGAAGAAGGGCCAGAAGGGCGAGCCGGTGGGCGCGCTGTTCGTCGTCGGCGACGCGGGGAAGGTGATGAACAAGTCCCGGCCGCTCTCGTACAATCCGTTCGAGAAGAGTCACGTGCACGTCGGGGACCCGATCGTGAACGTGATGCTGAAGGAGTTCTCGCGGCTCGACGGCGCGTTCGTCATCTCGGACTCCGGGAAGATCGTGAGCGCGTACCGCTACCTGGAGCCGTCCGCGGAGGGCGTCGACATCCCGAAGGGGCTCGGGACGCGGCACATGGCCGCTGGCGCGGTGACGCGGGACACGAACGCGACCGCGATCGTGTTGAGCGAGAGCGACGGCCTCGTCCGTGCGTTCAAGGGTGGTGAACTGGTGCTGGAGATCGACCCGGAGGACTACTGATGGTCGTCATGCAGTTCGAGAACGCCCCGGACTTCCTGCAGAACCTTCCCTGGGAGACGTACGGGCAGGTCCTGTTCGTCGTCCTCATCGGCGCGCTCCTCGGGTTCTTCGTCGGCCGGTTGACGTATCGCGTGCTGGTCGCGGCGGGCGTCGACACGGCCGTGGAGGGGATGTCGTTCGAACGGAGCGCGCAGAGCCTCGGGACGTCGACGGTCGACTTGCTCGCGCGACTGTTCGGGTGGACGGTGTTCGGCGTCGCCATCCTGGGCGCGGTGACGGTACTGAACCTGGACACGGCGCTGTTCTGGCGGATCGTCGTCCAGATGGTCCCGCAGGTGTTCGTCGCGATCCTCGTCCTCATCGTCGGGTTCGTCGTCGCGGACAGGGCCGAGCTCGTCGTCAGCGAGCACTTGCGTGGCGTGAAACTCCCCGAGGTAGCGTTCCTCCCGCGCATCGTCCGGTACAGCGTCCTCTACGTCGCGGCGCTCATCTCGCTCGGTCAGATCGGAGTCGCGACGGTCGCGCTCCTGGTGCTCCTGTTCCTGTACTTCTTCGGCATCATCGTGTTCGGCGTCGTCGCGCTCTGGGACTTCCTGCGTTCGGGCGCGGCCGGCGTCTACCTCCTCCTCGAACAGCCCTACAGCATCGGGGATCGCATCCGCATCGGCGAGAGCGCGGGCGTGGTCCAGGAGGTCGACCTGTTCGTGACGCGCGTCGAGGACGACGACACCGAGTACGTCGTCCCGAATCGGAAGGTGCTCCGCGAAGGCGTGGCGCGCGAGCGGTAATCGCTACTCTTCCTTTGCCGTCTCGGTACCTTCGACAGTCGACTCGTCGTCGGTCATCGGGCGTGCGGGAACGCCAGCGACCGTCGCGCCCGGTTCGACGTCGCGCGTGACGAGCGAGTTCGCGGCGACCTGTGCGCCGTCCCCGATCTCGACGCCGGGGAGGACGATGGCGCCGGCGCCGATCATCGCGCGCTCGCCGACGACGACGTCGCCGACGCGGTATTCTTCCTGGAGGAACTCGTGACACAGCAGCGTCGCGTCGTACCCGATTATCGCGTGGTCGCGGATCGTGATGTGCTCGGGCCAGAACACGTCCGGCGTCGCCTCCAGCCCCCACGACACTCCGTCGCCGACGGTGACGCCGATGCGCGCGAGCAGCCAGTTCTTCAGTTTCAGGCTCGGCGAGACCCGCACGAGCCAGACGACGACGTAGTTCAGCGCGACGCGCAACGGCGACTTCGCGCTCGTCCAGTGCTGGAGCGAGTTCAGCGGCCCCGGCGTCGGATGCCCGCGGACGCGGTCGTGCCTCGGGGTCGCCTCGTCGGTCGCACGCTCGTCGTCGCCGGCAGGGTCGTCGTCGCTCACGTCACTCCGTAGCCCACGGTGGGTCTTGAAACCATCCCGAATCGGGTCGTTCGTCCCGCGCCGGGGCCTCAGTTCCCGCGGAGTTCCTGGACGTGGTCGATGCGGGCCTGGACGAGTGCGTCGGTGCCGACGTCGTGGCGGACGTGCAGGCCCTCGTCGCCGGCCTCGTCGAGGACGGCTTCGGCGACGGCTTCGGCGTCGCTGATGGTGTCGGCGACGCCGACGACGGCGAACGCGCGCGAGGTCGTGGTGTAGATGCCGTCGTCGCGTTCGTCGACGCTCGCGTAGAACAGGAGCGCGTCGCCGTCGTAGTCGCTCGCGACTTCGCGTGCGCGCTCCTCGTCGACCGCGACTTTCGTCCCGGCTTTGGGGTCGACTGGGTAGCCCTCTGGCGCGGCGTACTTGCAGACCGTCGCCTGCTCCGCGAACTCGAGTTCGGGGAGCGGGCGGCCGTCGCGCGCCGCCTGCATCAGTTCGACGTAGTCCGTCTCGAGGACGGGGAGCGTGTTCATCGCCTCCGGGTCGCCGAAGCGCGCGTTGAACTCGACGACCTTCACGCCCTCGGCGGTGAGCATGAACTGGCCGTAGAGGACGCCGCGGTAGTCCTCGAGCGCGTCGACGGTCGCCTCCAGGATGCGCAGCGCCTCGACGCTGTCTGCCTCCGTCATGAACGGCAACTGGAAGGAGGCGTCCGAGTACGACCCCATCCCGCCCGTGTTCGGGCCCTCGTCGCCCTCGTACGCTCGCTTGTGGTCCTGGACCGCGGGCGAGACGAGGACGTCGTCGCCGGCGACGAACGCCTGCACGGTGAACTCCTCGCCGACGAGGCGCTCTTCGACCACCCAGTCGTCCCAGTCGCTGTCGCGCATGTACGCGACGGCCTCGTCCGTCGTGACCTGGTCGCCGGTGACGCGCACGCCCTTCCCGCCGGTGAGACCGACGGGCTTCACGGCCACGTCGCCGTCGTACGACTCGACGTAGTTGCATGCATCGTCGACGTCGTCGAACGTCTCGTAGTCGATGCGGCCCGGGATCTCGTTGGCTTCCATGAACTCGCGCTGGAACGCCTTGTCCGTCTCGATGCGGGCGTCCTCCTCGCGCGGCGCGAACGCGTACACGTCCACGTCTTCGAGCGCGTCGACGACGCCCGCCTGGAGCGGCGACTCTGGACCGATCGCCGCGATGGTTGCGCCGACCTCGAGCGCGTAGTCGACGACGGCGTCGGGGTCGTTCTCGTCGAGCGTCTCGAACTCCTCGGCGAGGCGCGCGATGCCGGGGTTGCGGTTGCTCGCGCACGCGTACAGGGTCGCGGGCTCCTCGGCCTCGTCGACGGCACGGGCGATGGCGTGCTCGCGGCCGCCGCCACCGACGAGCAGGACGGTCTCACTCATACGCGAACCCGGTACGCAAGACGCTGTAAAGTTTGTCCTTCCATCGAGCGAAGGTATGCACGAACGTGGTTGCTTGTTGGGCGGATTCGCTCGTGCGACGCGACGGACCGCCGCTGTCGCGTCCGACCCCGACGCCGTTTTCCGGCCGCCGAACGAACTTCCGGGCATGACTGCGCCAACGGACCGGAATCGCCTCGACGAGGAGGCGTCGCCGTACCTGCGACAGCACGCCGACAACCCCGTGAACTGGCAGCCCTGGGACGACGCCGCGCTCGAGGCCGCGCGCGAGCAGGACAAGCCCATCTTCCTCTCGGTCGGGTACTCGGCGTGTCACTGGTGTCACGTCATGGAGGACGAGTCGTTCCAGGACGACGACGTCGCCGCGCTCCTGAACGAACAGTTCGTCCCGATCAAGGTCGACCGCGAGGAGCGCCCGGACGTCGACTCGATCTACATGACGGTCTGCCAGACGGTGACGGGACGCGGCGGCTGGCCGCTCTCGGCGTGGCTGACGCCGGAGGGGAAGCCGTTCTACGTCGGGACGTACTTCCCGAAGGAACCGCGTCGGAACATGCCCGGGTTCGAGGGTCTCCTGGAGCGCATCGCGGAGTCCTGGCAGGACGACGAGGACCGCCGGGAGATGGAGTCTCGCGCGGACCAGTGGACTGCTGCCGCACGGGACCGCCTCCAGGACGTGCCCTCCGCGGGCGCGGACGCGCCGGGCGACGACCTGCTCGTGGACGCGGCCGGTGCCATCCAGCGCAGCGCCGACCGCGAGCACGGCGGGTTCGGGAACCAGGGACCGAAGTTCCCCCAGGAAGCGCGATTGCACGTCCTCCTGCGCGCGCACCACGACACCGGCGGGGAGTCGTACGCGGACGTCGCCCGGGAGACGCTGGACGCGATGGCCGACGGCGGCCTCTACGACCACGTCGGCGGCGGCTTCCACCGGTACTGCACGGACCGCGACTGGACGGTCCCGCACTTCGAGAAGATGCTGTACGACAACGCCGAACTCGCACGACTCTACCTCGCGGGCCACCAGGTCTTCGACGACGATGACCGATACGCGACGGTCGTGGAGGAGACGTTCGCGTTCCTCGAGCGCGAGCTACGGCACCCCGACGGCGGCTTGTACGCGACGCTCGACGCGCAGAGCGAGACGCCCGACGGCGACCACGAGGAGGGCGCGTTCTACGTGTGGACGCCCGAGCGCGTCGCGGACGCGGTCGCGGCGAGCGACGACTGCGACCCCGTGGACGCGGACCTGTTCTGCGAGCGCTACGGCGTCACCGAGTCCGGGAACTTCGAGAACGACTGGACGGTCCTCACGATCTCGAAGCCCGTCGCGGAACTCGCCGAGCCCCACGACCTCGACGCCGACGCGGTCCGTGCCCGCCTCGAGCGCGCTCGCGACGCCGTCTTCGACGCACGGAGCGAGCGACCGCGGCCGCGTCGCGACGCGAAGATCCTCGCCGGCTGGAACGGCCTCGCAATCAGCGCACTCGCTGAAGGCGCGATCGTGCTCGAGGACGACGCGTACGCCGACCTCGCGGGCGACGCGCTCGCCTTCGTGCGCGAACACCTCTGGGACGAGGACGCCCAGCGGCTCTCGCGGCGCGCCGTCCCCGTCGACGGTGACGGTTCACTGGACGAGCATCGCGACGGATCGCTCGACGTCCAGGGCGAGGGCTACCTGGAGGACTACGCGTTCCTCGCTCGCGGCGCGTTCGACCACTACCAGGCGACCGGCGACGTCGAGTCGCTCTCGTTCGCGCGCGACCTCGCGGACGTCGTCCACGAGGAGTTCTACGACGCCGACGCCGGGAGCGTGTTCTTCACGCCCGACTCGGGCGAGGACCTCGTCGTCCGTCCGCAGGAGGTCCGCGACCAGTCCACGCCCTCCAGCCTCGGCGTGGCGTGCGACGTCCTCCTCTCGCTCTCGCACTTCGCGACCGACGACCGCTACGAGGCCGTCGTCGAGACCGTCCTCGAACGTCACGGGTCGCGGATCGAGGCCAGTCCCGTCGAGCATCCGTCGCTCGCGCTCGTCGGCGACCGGTACCGGAGCGGCGACGCCGAACTGACGCTCGCGTGCGACGACCGGCCCGCGGAGTTCCGCGAGACGCTCGCCGCGACGTACCTCCCGCGACGCGTCGTCGCCCAGCGCCCGGCGACCGCCGACGGCCTCGCGGCGTGGCTCGACGCCCTCGAACTCGACGCGGCCCCGCCCATCTGGGCGGATCGCGACGCCCGCGACGGCCCGACCGCGTACGCCTGCCGGTCGTTCGCGTGCTCGCCGCCCGCAGCCTCGCTCGAAGACGCGATTGCGTTCTTCGATTGAACTGACTCCCCAAGCATACGGCGGCCGCTCGGCCGCCGTTTCCGGTACTGACTCCCCAAGCATACGGCGGCCGCTCGGCCGCCGTTTCCGGTCCTGTCACCCAAGCATACGGCGGCCGCTCGGCCGCCGTTTCCGGTCCTGTCCCCGAGCATACTGTGGCATCGCGGTCGCCACGTCGGCCGCGACGCGCCGGAATCCCGTGCGGGGGAGCCGTCTCGCCCGTGGACAGCCACAACGGTTTTGCGTCGCTGCGTCCCTGTTCGTGTCGTGAAGCGAACGTTCCTCGGAGCGCTGCTGGTCGGGGGCCTCCTCGGGTACGCGTTGCTGTCGGGCGCCGCGATCGACCTGAACCCGACGCCGACCGGCGACCCGCCGCGCACGCACGACGTCCAGGTGCGTGCGATCGGCGAGGGAACGACGCCGGTGTCGGTCACGCTCCTGCGGAACGGGAACACGGTCCTCGAGCGCGACCTGGCGGCGAACGAGTCGTTCGCGCGCGTCCTCAGGCTACAGGGGTCGGGCGAGTTCACGCTCGTCGTCTCTACGTCCGGGGATTCGACGACGGTGACGGTCGACCGACCCGAGCGCTATCGGCACTGCACGGGCGACATCGACGTCCGGTTCTCGGTGGAGACGGAGGACGTCTACGTGTCGACGCAGGAGAAGCCGGGTCGCTGCATCGAGCCCTGAGAGCGGAACGTACCGACTGGGGCCCGAGACGTGCCGTGATTCAGGCGCGTGCTTCGAGCGCTTCGGCGAGTTCGACCGCGACCGGCTTGCGTGCGTCCTCGACGAACCGCGCGAGTTCCGATCCGGTCTCGCGGTCCTCGACGACGACCGTCGGGATGAACTCGATGCCGTACTCGTCGACACCGGGGCCGACCTTCTCGCCGTCCTCGCGCTCGACGGGGTAGTGCTCGACGTCGTCGACGCCCGCGGCGTCGAGCAGCGCGCCGAAGTCCGGGAGTTGCTGTCGGCAGTCGACGCACCAGTCGCCGCCCCAGACCTTCACGACGACGTCGTCCGCGACGGCCTCCCAGGTCGCGACGGTGTCCTCGTACGCTGCCGGCGCGAAAGCCGGGTTCGGCCGCATCGTCTCCAGTTGCTCTGCTTCGCTCATACGACCACTACCGACGCTGGGGCTTTGACGGTTCCGACGCGAGCGAAGACTGCCACAACCTGCGAACGCCTCCGGTAGCGTCACGCCCTGCCGGTGACCGACACCGTAAAACCGGCGAGGGCGAACGGGGAGATATGAAGCGGAGCATCCTCGGAACCATCGGGTCGCCGCTGGTGGCGGT is part of the Halorubellus sp. JP-L1 genome and harbors:
- a CDS encoding phosphopantetheine adenylyltransferase, producing the protein MDVALGGTFDPVHDGHRALFERAFELGDVTVGLTSDELAPKTRHVDRYVRSFAERKRDLESELAPLADAADRDFEILELTEPTGIATEPRFDALVVSPETEATGERINEIREESGVDPLQIVVVDHVIADDGDVISSTRIVNGEIDEHGTMTPDRDGRPASR
- a CDS encoding transcription initiation factor IIB family protein, producing the protein MYRASDRVDNEAWIRELQEVCERLELASATRSTATDLFLSTAPDSDRSKPAAIAASVYAAALLESDERSQTAVADAAGVSRLSVQQRWKDVLEEAGFEPPTW
- a CDS encoding sulfatase, which codes for MQTLLVTVDSLRADHLGQYGYERDTMPALDRLTDSGTVFENAFANGAYTRISIPSFQTSRHLAYEHLDELPTIASTLSSEGIDTAVVGTQTGIGLVDGGFGFDETIDLGRDEFHEEANQERAISERITYQINRPATKLSRALQASGMERLYELLKRPYNEFFGGSGFQYLGYTSAEEVTDRALSWLESHADSEFFLWVHYMEAHRPYGVHDDDPAYLDSPTDVDEMKALMKKAGTRPDEVTDRERDLMRDSYDSDLRYCSRHLERLFDGLERFGIWEDGNLLFSSDHGEEFHEHGNFYHRNYPYDVLTHVPLVVKAPSIDADDRIADGRELLDLAPTICEFHLDDADTSSFDGTHLFEGPSRTVFSLGQPNDAKPAVAVRTDEWKYITNDDHERLYDLRDDPAEQVDCVDEHPEMSETLRAKIPDRIRERRTKQPRSPDDEVDREQLEALGYMELKEE
- the dacZ gene encoding diadenylate cyclase DacZ encodes the protein MEDIGELFDGLFADVDAVFLFSPSGSYFERFEDVEDTDVVVVSTENSVGAETFVDLPLEFDDVTQRVKFGLEGALEQGYIDGGDVVVCATSVFDGSPDTVSRIRADEDVRTGVYDLFAGSRAEASVIKNVLELVVELGKKGQKGEPVGALFVVGDAGKVMNKSRPLSYNPFEKSHVHVGDPIVNVMLKEFSRLDGAFVISDSGKIVSAYRYLEPSAEGVDIPKGLGTRHMAAGAVTRDTNATAIVLSESDGLVRAFKGGELVLEIDPEDY
- a CDS encoding mechanosensitive ion channel domain-containing protein; the encoded protein is MVVMQFENAPDFLQNLPWETYGQVLFVVLIGALLGFFVGRLTYRVLVAAGVDTAVEGMSFERSAQSLGTSTVDLLARLFGWTVFGVAILGAVTVLNLDTALFWRIVVQMVPQVFVAILVLIVGFVVADRAELVVSEHLRGVKLPEVAFLPRIVRYSVLYVAALISLGQIGVATVALLVLLFLYFFGIIVFGVVALWDFLRSGAAGVYLLLEQPYSIGDRIRIGESAGVVQEVDLFVTRVEDDDTEYVVPNRKVLREGVARER
- a CDS encoding acyltransferase, which codes for MSDDDPAGDDERATDEATPRHDRVRGHPTPGPLNSLQHWTSAKSPLRVALNYVVVWLVRVSPSLKLKNWLLARIGVTVGDGVSWGLEATPDVFWPEHITIRDHAIIGYDATLLCHEFLQEEYRVGDVVVGERAMIGAGAIVLPGVEIGDGAQVAANSLVTRDVEPGATVAGVPARPMTDDESTVEGTETAKEE
- the purD gene encoding phosphoribosylamine--glycine ligase, with amino-acid sequence MSETVLLVGGGGREHAIARAVDEAEEPATLYACASNRNPGIARLAEEFETLDENDPDAVVDYALEVGATIAAIGPESPLQAGVVDALEDVDVYAFAPREEDARIETDKAFQREFMEANEIPGRIDYETFDDVDDACNYVESYDGDVAVKPVGLTGGKGVRVTGDQVTTDEAVAYMRDSDWDDWVVEERLVGEEFTVQAFVAGDDVLVSPAVQDHKRAYEGDEGPNTGGMGSYSDASFQLPFMTEADSVEALRILEATVDALEDYRGVLYGQFMLTAEGVKVVEFNARFGDPEAMNTLPVLETDYVELMQAARDGRPLPELEFAEQATVCKYAAPEGYPVDPKAGTKVAVDEERAREVASDYDGDALLFYASVDERDDGIYTTTSRAFAVVGVADTISDAEAVAEAVLDEAGDEGLHVRHDVGTDALVQARIDHVQELRGN
- a CDS encoding thioredoxin domain-containing protein gives rise to the protein MTAPTDRNRLDEEASPYLRQHADNPVNWQPWDDAALEAAREQDKPIFLSVGYSACHWCHVMEDESFQDDDVAALLNEQFVPIKVDREERPDVDSIYMTVCQTVTGRGGWPLSAWLTPEGKPFYVGTYFPKEPRRNMPGFEGLLERIAESWQDDEDRREMESRADQWTAAARDRLQDVPSAGADAPGDDLLVDAAGAIQRSADREHGGFGNQGPKFPQEARLHVLLRAHHDTGGESYADVARETLDAMADGGLYDHVGGGFHRYCTDRDWTVPHFEKMLYDNAELARLYLAGHQVFDDDDRYATVVEETFAFLERELRHPDGGLYATLDAQSETPDGDHEEGAFYVWTPERVADAVAASDDCDPVDADLFCERYGVTESGNFENDWTVLTISKPVAELAEPHDLDADAVRARLERARDAVFDARSERPRPRRDAKILAGWNGLAISALAEGAIVLEDDAYADLAGDALAFVREHLWDEDAQRLSRRAVPVDGDGSLDEHRDGSLDVQGEGYLEDYAFLARGAFDHYQATGDVESLSFARDLADVVHEEFYDADAGSVFFTPDSGEDLVVRPQEVRDQSTPSSLGVACDVLLSLSHFATDDRYEAVVETVLERHGSRIEASPVEHPSLALVGDRYRSGDAELTLACDDRPAEFRETLAATYLPRRVVAQRPATADGLAAWLDALELDAAPPIWADRDARDGPTAYACRSFACSPPAASLEDAIAFFD
- a CDS encoding thioredoxin family protein, translated to MSEAEQLETMRPNPAFAPAAYEDTVATWEAVADDVVVKVWGGDWCVDCRQQLPDFGALLDAAGVDDVEHYPVEREDGEKVGPGVDEYGIEFIPTVVVEDRETGSELARFVEDARKPVAVELAEALEARA